The genomic interval TCGATCAACCCCGATGAAGCCGACCGAATCACCGCGCTCCTCGGCGCCCCCGCCCTCGCGGCGGAGGAGCCGGACTGGGAGCGAGTGGTCGACGACCTCGCTGCTCGCTACCACGGTGTCTTCAACCGTGAGACTGTCGCTCGCACCCTCGCCGACTCTCGCGATCTGCTCGCCGCGCGCGGCACCACCTCGCTGCTGGCTTCGCGGGCGGCGGCGTTCACTGCGGCGCGCCTGGACGACCTGCACCGGGTCGAACAGGCGTCGACGGGGACGCCGACGGTGCTGTTCGTCTGCGTCCAGAACGCCGGCCGCTCCCAGCTGGCCGCAGGAGTCCTCCGCCAACTCGCCGGCGACAAGGTCATCGTCCGCACCGCCGGATCCGCCCCCGCGGCCGAGGTCCGCTCCGCGATCGTGACCGCTTTGGACGAGATCGGCGTCACGCTCGGCGGGGAGTTCCCCAAGCCGCTGACCGACGACGCCGTCAAGGCCGCGGATGTCGTGGTCACGATGGGCTGCGGCGACGCCTGCCCGGTCTATCCCGGCCGTCGCTATCTCGACTGGGATCTCGCCGACCCCGTCGGCCAGCCGCTCAGCGTGATCCGGGAGATCCGCGATGACATCGACAGCCGCGTCCGCACCCTCCTGGCGGAGTTGATCGGCCCCTCCGTCACTTAACTGATAGATGGTGGTCTATGCTTTCTGATGAGAGGAAGCGAGACCCGTCATGAGTGAGAAGCCCACTGTTCTGTTCGTCTGTGTCCACAACGCCGGGAGGTCGCAGATGGCCGCCGGCTACCTGCAGCACCTGGCCGGGGATCGGGTCGAGGTGCTGTCGGCTGGGTCCGAGCCGAAGGATCAGATCAACCCGGT from Microbacterium aurum carries:
- a CDS encoding metalloregulator ArsR/SmtB family transcription factor; translated protein: MHLVVEVPVLAVLADPTRARIVQLIRDAEGGRAMVSRLAEQLGLRQPTVSHHLAALHAEGLVVREPEGRRVWYSINPDEADRITALLGAPALAAEEPDWERVVDDLAARYHGVFNRETVARTLADSRDLLAARGTTSLLASRAAAFTAARLDDLHRVEQASTGTPTVLFVCVQNAGRSQLAAGVLRQLAGDKVIVRTAGSAPAAEVRSAIVTALDEIGVTLGGEFPKPLTDDAVKAADVVVTMGCGDACPVYPGRRYLDWDLADPVGQPLSVIREIRDDIDSRVRTLLAELIGPSVT